One Salmo trutta chromosome 26, fSalTru1.1, whole genome shotgun sequence DNA window includes the following coding sequences:
- the ccnp gene encoding cyclin-P: protein MAKTGFCDSIPLLDLHKKVVEERRAPLRALANACGPKERWQPQEGESRGTYQKTEPEARWARRLPVSTDDGIIMGFHEDDSPSHSDGCMEEEAVLIYLHGLQGLYSLQALVPGMLRHETELAMETLGLIYDRSYAWDIFSDMMRSQLRFTFPNADLPRPFTYTTRAILVDWLIQVHEVFHFSEETLYLSVHLLNRCLHQIKVNTAKLQLLGVVCLFLAAKKEECLLPEVSELCFLMENGYSNRQLLRMERRVLTELKFELSHCSPLHFLLLSASIAHCSAKVVWMARYLLELSLLEGQCVVFLAAHLAGAALCLARRVLQEPPTPEGETAWCVASSIHVGSETTLLRIMFIQAGAAARAQSRDTRATFLKYSTAGTMHVSSHPSLLSAPCLLGLPTAHT from the exons ATGGCCAAGACCGGATTCTGCGATTCCATACCACTGCTGGACTTGCACAAGAAG GTGGTGGAAGAGAGACGAGCCCCCTTAAGAGCCTTGGCCAATGCCTGTGGGCCCAAAGAGCGTTGGCAGCCCCAGGAGGGAGAGTCCAGGGGGACCTACCAGAAAACTGAGCCAGAGGCTAGATGG GCCAGGAGGCTGCCTGTGTCGACAGATGATGGCATTATCATGGGCTTCCATGAGGACGACAGCCCCTCTCATTCAG ATGGCTGTATGGAGGAAGAGGCTGTGCTGATCTACCTGCATGGCCTCCAGGGCCTCTATAGCCTGCAGGCGTTGGTGCCTGGCATGCTTCGTCATGAGACTGAGCTGGCCATGGAGACGCTTGGTCTTATCTACGACAGGAGCTACGCATGGGACATCTTCTCTGACATGATG AGAAGTCAGTTGCGGTTCACCTTCCCCAATGCAGACCTTCCCAGACCTTTCACATACACCACCCGCGCCATCCTGGTCGACTGGCTCATCCAAGTCCAT GAGGTGTTCCATTTCTCAGAGGAGaccctctacctgtctgtccaccTCCTGAACCGCTGCCTACACCAGATCAAGGTGAACACAGCCAAGCTGCAGCTGCTGGGAGTGGTCTGTCTCTTCCTGGCTGCCAAGAAAGAAGAGTGTCTTCTCCCTGAG gtgtctgagctgtgcttcctcaTGGAGAATGGCTACTCCAATAGACAGCTGCTCCGTATGGAGCGCCGGGTGCTCACTGAGCTGAAGTTTGAGCTTTCCCACTGCTCTCCGCTGCACTTCCTGCTCCTCTCTGCCTCAATCGCCCACTGCAGCGCTAAG GTGGTGTGGATGGCCCGTTACCTGCTGGAGCTCTCTCTGTTGGAGGGACAGTGTGTGGTGTTCTTGGCTGCCCACCTGGCTGGTGCTGCCCTCTGTCTGGCCCGCAGGGTACTGCAGGAGCCCCCCACCCCAGAGGGAGAGACTGCCTGGTGTGTTGCCTCCAGTATCCACGTTGGCAG TGAGACGACCCTGCTGAGGATAATGTTCATCCAGGCAGGGGCTGCAGCCCGGGCCCAGAGCAGAGACACCCGCGCTACTTTCCTCAAGTACTCCACAGCAGGGACCATGCATGTCAGCAGCCACCCGTCCCTGCTGAGTGCCCCCTGTCTGTTGGGCCTGCCAACTGCACACACCTGA
- the akt2 gene encoding RAC-beta serine/threonine-protein kinase — translation MNDISVVREGWLHKRGEYIKTWRPRYFILKSDGSFIGYKEKPEMSSDHSLPPLNNFSVAECQLMKTERPRPNTFVIRCLQWTTVIERTFHVESNEEREEWMRAIQAVANGLKTREEEAPMDITFGSPSDCSSMEEMEVAMSKSRNKVTMSDFDYLKLLGKGTFGKVILVKEKATGMYYAMKILRKEVIIAKDEVAHTVTESRVLQNTRHPFLTTLKYAFQTHDRLCFVMEYANGGELFFHLSRDRVFTEDRARFYGAEIVSALEYLHSRDVVYRDLKLENLMLDKDGHIKITDFGLCKEGITDGATMKTFCGTPEYLAPEVLEDNDYGRAVDWWGLGVVMYEMMCGRLPFYNQDHERLFELILMEEIRFPKNLAPEAKALLAGLLKKDPKQRLGGGQEDAKDVMTHMFFTTINWQDVVERKLLPPFKPQVTSETDTRYFDDEFTAQTITVTPPDKYHSLDAEDQDQRTHFPQFSYSASIRD, via the exons ATGAACGACATCAGTGTGGTCAGAGAGGGCTGGCTCCATAAGAGGG GAGAGTACATTAAGACGTGGAGGCCGCGGTACTTCATCCTGAAGAGTGATGGCTCCTTCATCGGCTACAAGGAGAAACCAGAGATGTCGTCCGACCACAGCCTCCCACCCCTCAACAACTTCTCTGTGGCAG AGTGCCAGCTGATGAAGACAGAACGGCCCAGGCCCAACACGTTTGTCATCCGCTGCCTACAGTGGACCACAGTCATAGAGCGCACCTTCCATGTGGAGAGTAACGAGGAAAG gGAGGAATGGATGCGGGCGATCCAAGCGGTGGCCAACGGCCTGAAGACGCGAGAGGAAGAGGCGCCCATGGACATCACGTTTGGCTCCCCCAGCGACTGCAGCagcatggaggagatggaggtggCCATGTCCAAGTCCCGCAATAAAGTG accatgAGTGACTTTGACTACCTGAAGCTGCTGGGGAAGGGAACGTTTGGTAAAGTGATTCTGGTGAAGGAGAAGGCCACAGGAATGTACTACGCCATGAAGATCCTGAGGAAAGAAGTCATCATCGCTAAG GATGAGGTAGCACACACGGTAACAGAAAGCAGAGTCCTTCAGAATACAAGGCATCCCTTCTTAACG ACACTGAAATACGCGTTCCAAACACATGACCGGCTATGCTTTGTGATGGAATATGCAAACGGAGGAGAGCTGTTCTTTCACTTGTCGCGAGACCGTGTGTTCACAGAAGACCGGGCACGGTTCTACGGTGCAGAGATTGTGTCTGCGCTGGAGTACCTCCACTCACGGGACGTTGTCTACAGAGACCTTAAG ctGGAGAACTTAATGCTGGATAAAGATGGACACATAAAGATCACAGATTTTGGACTGTGTAAAGAGGGAATCACAGATGGGGCTACCATGAAGACCTTTTGTGGTACTCCAGAATACCTTGCACCTGAG gtATTAGAGGACAATGACTACGGCCGAGCGGTGGACTGGTGGGGTCTGGGTGTGGTCATGTACGAGATGATGTGCGGTCGACTGCCCTTCTACAACCAGGACCACGAGCGGTTGTTTGAGCTCATTCTCATGGAGGAGATCCGCTTCCCCAAGAACCTGGCCCCCGAAGCCAAGGCCCTGCTTGCTGGCCTGCTCAAAAAGGACCCCAagcagag GCTTGGAGGTGGACAAGAAGATGCCAAGGACGTGATGACTCATATGTTCTTCACCACCATCAACTGGCAGGATGTGGTAGAGAGGAAGCTCTTGCCTCCCTTCAAGCCCCAGGTGACGTCGGAGACGGATACGCGGTACTTTGACGATGAGTTCACGGCACAGACCATCACCGTAACGCCCCCGGACAAGT ACCACAGCTTAGACGCAGAAGACCAGGACCAGCGCACACACTTCCCTCAGTTCTCTTACTCCGCCAGCATACGGGACTGa